Below is a genomic region from Escherichia ruysiae.
TGTGAAATCCCCGGGCTCAACCTGGGAACTGCATCTGATACTGGCAGGCTTGAGTCTCGTAGAGGGGGGTAGAATTCCAGGTGTAGCGGTGAAATGCGTAGAGATCTGGAGGAATACCGGTGGCGAAGGCGGCCCCCTGGACGAAGACTGACGCTCAGGTGCGAAAGCGTGGGGAGCAAACAGGATTAGATACCCTGGTAGTCCACGCCGTAAACGATGTCGACTTGGAGGTTGTGCCCTTGAGGCGTGGCTTCCGGAGCTAACGCGTTAAGTCGACCGCCTGGGGAGTACGGCCGCAAGGTTAAAACTCAAATGAATTGACGGGGGCCCGCACAAGCGGTGGAGCATGTGGTTTAATTCGATGCAACGCGAAGAACCTTACCTGGTCTTGACATCCACAGAACTTTCCAGAGATGGATTGGTGCCTTCGGGAACTGTGAGACAGGTGCTGCATGGCTGTCGTCAGCTCGTGTTGTGAAATGTTGGGTTAAGTCCCGCAACGAGCGCAACCCTTATCCTTTGTTGCCAGCGGTCCGGCCGGGAACTCAAAGGAGACTGCCAGTGATAAACTGGAGGAAGGTGGGGATGACGTCAAGTCATCATGGCCCTTACGACCAGGGCTACACACGTGCTACAATGGCGCATACAAAGAGAAGCGACCTCGCGAGAGCAAGCGGACCTCATAAAGTGCGTCGTAGTCCGGATTGGAGTCTGCAACTCGACTCCATGAAGTCGGAATCGCTAGTAATCGTGGATCAGAATGCCACGGTGAATACGTTCCCGGGCCTTGTACACACCGCCCGTCACACCATGGGAGTGGGTTGCAAAAGAAGTAGGTAGCTTAACCTTCGGGAGGGCGCTTACCACTTTGTGATTCATGACTGGGGTGAAGTCGTAACAAGGTAACCGTAGGGGAACCTGCGGTTGGATCACCTCCTTACCTTAAAGAAGCGTTCTTTGAAGTGCTCACACAGATTGTCTGATGAAAATGAGCAGTAAAACCTCTACAGGCTTGTAGCTCAGGTGGTTAGAGCGCACCCCTGATAAGGGTGAGGTCGGTGGTTCAAGTCCACTCAGGCCTACCAAATTTGCACCGCAAATTTGAAGAGGTTTTAACTACATGTTATGGGGCTATAGCTCAGCTGGGAGAGCGCCTGCTTTGCACGCAGGAGGTCTGCGGTTCGATCCCGCATAGCTCCACCATCTCTGTAGTGATTAAATAAAAAATACTTCAGAGTGTACCTGCAAAGGTTCACTGCGAAGTTTTGCTCTTTAAAAATCTGGATCAAGCTGAAAATTGAAACACTGAACAACGAAAGTTGTTCGTGAGTCTCTCAAATTTTCGCAACACGATGGTGTTTTACGAAACATCTTCGGGTTGTGAGGTTAAGCGACTAAGCGTACACGGTGGATGCCCTGGCAGTCAGAGGCGATGAAGGACGTGCTAATCTGCGATAAGCGTCGGTAAGGTGATATGAACCGTTATAACCGGCGATTTCCGAATGGGGAAACCCAGTGTGATTCGTCACACTATCATTAACTGAATCCATAGGTTAATGAAGCGAACCGGGGGAACTGAAACATCTAAGTACCCCGAGGAAAAGAAATCAACCGAGATTCCCCCAGTAGCGGCGAGCGAACGGGGAGCAGCCCAGAGCCTGAATCAGTGTGTGTGTTAGTGGAAGCGTCTGGAAAGGCGCGCGATACAGGGTGACAGCCCCGTACACAAAAATGCACATACTGTGAGCTCGATGAGTAGGGCGGGACACGTGGTATCCTGTCTGAATATGGGGGGACCATCCTCCAAGGCTAAATACTCCTGACTGACCGATAGTGAACCAGTACCGTGAGGGAAAGGCGAAAAGAACCCCGGCGAGGGGAGTGAAAAAGAACCTGAAACCGTGTACGTACAAGCAGTGGGAGCCTTGATTTATCAGGGTGACTGCGTACCTTTTGTATAATGGGTCAGCGACTTATATTCTGTAGCAAGGTTAACCGAATAGGGGAGCCGAAGGGAAACCGAGTCTTAACTGGGCGTTAAGTTGCAGGGTATAGACCCGAAACCCGGTGATCTAGCCATGGGCAGGTTGAAGGTTGGGTAACACTAACTGGAGGACCGAACCGACTAATGTTGAAAAATTAGCGGATGACTTGTGGCTGGGGGTGAAAGGCCAATCAAACCGGGAGATAGCTGGTTCTCCCCGAAAGCTATTTAGGTAGCGCCTCGTGAATTCATCTCCGGGGGTAGAGCACTGTTTCGGCAAGGGGGTCATCCCGACTTACCAACCCGATGCAAACTGCGAATACCGGAGAATGTTATCACGGGAGACACACGGCGGGTGCTAACGTCCGTCGTGAAGAGGGAAACAACCCAGACCGCCAGCTAAGGTCCCAAAGTCATGGTTAAGTGGGAAACGATGTGGGAAGGCCCAGACAGCCAGGATGTTGGCTTAGAAGCAGCCATCATTTAAAGAAAGCGTAATAGCTCACTGGTCGAGTCGGCCTGCGCGGAAGATGTAACGGGGCTAAACCATGCACCGAAGCTGCGGCAGCGACACTATGTGTTGTTGGGTAGGGGAGCGTTCTGTAAGCCTGCGAAGGTGGCCTGTGAGGGTTGCTGGAGGTATCAGAAGTGCGAATGCTGACATAAGTAACGATAAAGCGGGTGAAAAGCCCGCTCGCCGGAAGACCAAGGGTTCCTGTCCAACGTTAATCGGGGCAGGGTGAGTCGACCCCTAAGGCGAGGCCGAAAGGCGTAGTCGATGGGAAACAGGTTAATATTCCTGTACTTGGTGTTACTGCGAAGGGGGGACGGAGAAGGCTATGTTGGCCGGGCGACGGTTGTCCCGGTTTAAGCGTGTAGGCTGGTTTTCCAGGCAAATCCGGAAAATCAAGGCTGAGGCGTGATGACGAGGCACTACGGTGCTGAAGCAACAAATGCCCTGCTTCCAGGAAAAGCCTCTAAGCATCAGGTAACATCAAATCGTACCCCAAACCGACACAGGTGGTCAGGTAGAGAATACCAAGGCGCTTGAGAGAACTCGGGTGAAGGAACTAGGCAAAATGGTGCCGTAACTTCGGGAGAAGGCACGCTGATATGTAGGTGAAGCGACTTGCTCGTGGAGCTGAAATCAGTCGAAGATACCAGCTGGCTGCAACTGTTTATTAAAAACACAGCACTGTGCAAACACGAAAGTGGACGTATACGGTGTGACGCCTGCCCGGTGCCGGAAGGTTAATTGATGGGGTCAGCCGCAAGGCGAAGCTCTTGATCGAAGCCCCGGTAAACGGCGGCCGTAACTATAACGGTCCTAAGGTAGCGAAATTCCTTGTCGGGTAAGTTCCGACCTGCACGAATGGCGTAATGATGGCCAGGCTGTCTCCACCCGAGACTCAGTGAAATTGAACTCGCTGTGAAGATGCAGTGTACCCGCGGCAAGACGGAAAGACCCCGTGAACCTTTACTATAGCTTGACACTGAACATTGAGCCTTGATGTGTAGGATAGGTGGGAGGCTTTGAAGCGTGGACGCCAGTCTGCGTGGAGCCGACCTTGAAATACCACCCTTTAATGTTTGATGTTCTAACGTAGACCCGTTATCCGGGTTGCGGACAGTGTCTGGTGGGTAGTTTGACTGGGGCGGTCTCCTCCTAAAGAGTAACGGAGGAGCACGAAGGTTGGCTAATCCTGGTCGGACATCAGGAGGTTAGTGCAATGGCATAAGCCAGCTTGACTGCGAGCGTGACGGCGCGAGCAGGTGCGAAAGCAGGTCATAGTGATCCGGTGGTTCTGAATGGAAGGGCCATCGCTCAACGGATAAAAGGTACTCCGGGGATAACAGGCTGATACCGCCCAAGAGTTCATATCGACGGCGGTGTTTGGCACCTCGATGTCGGCTCATCACATCCTGGGGCTGAAGTAGGTCCCAAGGGTATGGCTGTTCGCCATTTAAAGTGGTACGCGAGCTGGGTTTAGAACGTCGTGAGACAGTTCGGTCCCTATCTGCCGTGGGCGCTGGAGAACTGAGGGGGGCTGCTCCTAGTACGAGAGGACCGGAGTGGACGCATCACTGGTGTTCGGGTTGTCATGCCAATGGCACTGCCCGGTAGCTAAATGCGGAAGAGATAAGTGCTGAAAGCATCTAAGCACGAAACTTGCCCCGAGATGAGTTCTCCCTGACTCCTTGAGAGTCCTGAAGGAACGTTGAAGACGACGACGTTGATAGGCCGGGTGTGTAAGCGCAGCGATGCGTTGAGCTAACCGGTACTAATGAACCGTGAGGCTTAACCTTACAACGCCGAAGCTGTTTTGGCGGATGAGAGAAGATTTTCAGCCTGATACAGATTAAATCGACAGGTCAGAATAAGACGTGTTGATAAACAGAATTTGCCTGGCGGCCGTAGCGCGGTGGTCCCACCTGACCCCATGCCGAACTCAGAAGTGAAACGCCGTAGCGCCGATGGTAGTGTGGGGTCTCCCCATGCGAGAGTAGGGAACTGCCAGGCATCAAATAAAACAAAAGGCTCAGTCGGAAGACTGGGCCTTTTGTTTTATCTGTTGTTTGTCGGTGAACGCTCTCCTGAGCAGGACAAATCCGCCGGGAGCGGATTTGAACGTTGCGAAGCAACGGCCCGGAGGGTGGCGGGCAGGACGCCCGCCATAAACTGCCAGGCATCAGATAAAGCAGAAGGCCATCCGTAAGGATGGCCTTTTTGCGCTGGTGCAGAAAAATGCCGGATGCGACGCTGGCGCGTCTTATCCAGCCTTGTATTATCCCTTCTGCTTTTGCATCCACTTCACCACAAAATCAGCCAGCCCCTCAACATCATTAATATCCAGTAACGCAACATCAACATTAAGCGGTACATCGCTGGCCACAGCAATGACATGCCTGTCTATCACCAACTCTTCCGGTCGATGTCCGGCTCCATCACGAAACAGCACAATCTTCGCGATCTCTTCATGCTTAAACCCTTCGACCAGAATCAAATCTAGCTTTGAGGTATCCATTCGACTTGCGAGGAAATGCAGATCCAGTTCTTCTTCGTCTGGCGTTTCCGTCATCAAAGCCCATCGTTGCTGGCTGGCAACGATGGTTTGCGCCGCGCCAGCCTTGCGCAGCTCATAGCTATCTTTGCCTGGCTTATCAACATCCATATCATGATGTGTATGCTTAATTAACCCCGGGCTGATCCCTCTGGCGCATAATGCCGGGATCAGTTTTTTCAGCAGCGTAGTTTTTCCGGTGCCACTCCACGCGGCAAAGGCGAGTAACGGTATCATTGTCTTTCCTGCCATCGGGCAAGTTCCTCTGGCGTATTCACGTTTATAAATGCCTCTTTGCGATCGCTGAAATCAACCGCATGACCGCCAGCCAGACGCATAAATGCCATTACCCGGCGTTCTCCTGTTTGCAGATATTCTAGTAATAAAGGCTCAATTGCGCGGTTTACCAGAGCAATAGTCGGGTGATCGCGTTCACCGTCGTGGACCCACACGACAGGCGCATCTTTGCGCTGATGATTAAGCCGGGCGGCTAAATCATGGGGAATGTAAGGCGTATCGCACGGGCAAAACAAAAACCACTCACCCGCTTCCTGCTGCATTACTGAAAGCATTCCTGCCAGAGGGCCTGGGTAATCCGCCAGTGAATCTTCAATCACTTTCAGGCCGCTTGCCTGATAAATTTCCTGATGACGATTAGCATTAACCACGACGTGAGAGAGCTGCGTCATAAGCGCGTCAGCGACATGTTGCCACAGCGGTTTGCCGTTTAATTCAAGCAATCCTTTATCTACGCCGCCCATTCGTCTGGCTTTACCGCCCGCCAGCACAACGCCTGTTATCATCGTCATCAGATTCACCGATATCGCCTCTTTTATTGTGGGATTGACCCTGCTAACGTGTCTGTCTCAAGAGTAAGGAGCATCACTATGAAATGTAAACGTCTGAATGAAGTTATTGAACTCCTCCAGCCAGCCTGGCAAAAAGAGCCAGACCTTAACTTGTTGCAATTTTTGCAGAAACTGGCGAAAGAGTCAGGTTTTGACGGCGAACTGGCGGATTTGACGGATGACATTCTGATCTATCACCTGAAAATGCGTGATTCCGCGAAAGATGCGGTGATCCCTGGTTTGCAGAAAGATTATGAAGAAGACTTCAAAACGGCGCTGTTACGCGCACGCGGCGTAATTAAAGAGTAAAAGCTTGTAAGCGGCGCGACCAAAATCATCGTGAAATGATATCCTTCATCATTCGTAATGTTTTCCGGATGATGGGATGAACAACAACGCTTTTACTTTCCAGACACTACACCCGGATACCATCATGGACGCTCTGTTTGAGCAAGGGATCCGGGTGGATTCCGGGCTTACCCCGCTTAACAGCTATGAAAACCGTGTCTATCAATTTCAGGACGAAGATCGCCGACGCTTTGTCGTTAAATTTTATCGTCCTGAACGCTGGACAGCCTATCAAATCCTCGAAGAACATCAATTTGCGTTGCAGCTGGTAAACGATGAAGTGCCGGTCGCAGCGCCAGTGGTCTTTAATGGTCAGACTTTATTGAATCATCAGGGATTTTATTTCGCCGTTTTCTCAAGCGTCGGTGGTCGCCAGTTCGAAGCTGATAATATCGATCAGATGGAAGCGGTTGGCCGTTATCTGGGGCGTATGCACCAGACGGGGCGCAAACAGCTTTTTATCCATCGCCCGACTATCGGCCTGAATGAGTATCTTATTGAGCCACGCAAGCTGTTTGAGGACGCTACACTGATCCCTTCCGGGTTGAAAGCGGCATTTCTGAAAGCGACGGACGAGCTGATCGCCGCTGTTACAGCACACTGGCGGGAAGATTTCACCGTTCTGCGGCTACATGGTGACTGCCATGCCGGGAACATTCTCTGGCGCGATGGTCCGATGTTTGTCGATCTGGATGATGCACGTAATGGTCCGGCTATTCAGGATTTGTGGATGTTGCTGAATGGTGATAAAGCCGAGCAGCGGATGCAACTGGAAACTATTATTGAAGCTTATGAAGAGTTTAGCGAGTTCGATACCGCTGAAATCGGACTGATTGAACCTTTACGCGCCATGCGTTTGGTTTATTATCTTGCCTGGCTAATGCGGCGTTGGGCTGATCCCGCGTTCCCGAAAAATTTCCCGTGGTTAACCGGGGAAGATTACTGGCTGCGACAGACGGCGACTTTTATAGAACAGGCAAAAGTTCTACAAGAACCCCCTTTGCAATTAACACCTATGTATTAATCGGAGAGAGTAGATCATGAAAAAGATTTGGCTGGCGCTGGCTGGTTTAGTTTTAGCGTTTAGCGCATCGGCGGCGCAGTATGAAGATGGTAAGCAGTACACCACCCTGGAAAAACCGGTTGCTGGCGCGCCGCAAGTGCTGGAGTTTTTCTCTTTCTTCTGTCCGCACTGCTATCAGTTTGAAGAAGTTCTGCATATTTCTGATAACGTGAAGAAAAAACTGCCGGAAGGCGTGAAGATGACTAAATACCACGTTAACTTCATGGGCGGGGATCTGGGCAAAGAACTGACTCAGGCATGGGCAGTGGCAATGGCGCTGGGCGTGGAAGACAAAGTCACTGTTCCGCTGTTTGAAGGCGTACAGAAAACCCAGACCATTCGTTCTGCATCTGATATCCGCGATGTGTTTATCAACGCAGGTATTAAAAGTGAAGAGTACGACGCAGCGTGGAACAGCTTCGTGGTGAAATCTCTGGTCGCTCAGCAGGAAAAAGCCGCAGCCGACATGCAATTGCGTGGCGTTCCGGCGATGTTTGTTAACGGTAAATATCAGCTGAATCCGCAGGGTATGGATACCAGCAATATGGATGTTTTTGTTCAGCAGTATGCTGATACTGTGAAATATCTGTCTGAGAAAAAATAATTCATTGTAAATTACATAAGGCTCGTGAATATTCACGGGCTTTTTTTATTATTTAATAAATATAAATACATTCTGATAATGCGTCCTGTTACTGGACATTATTTCAGCATAAGTGGATATTCAAAGTTTTGCTATTTTATCAGGGAATATTTATATGATACGTAAGTCAGCTACAGGTGTCATTGTTGCGTTAGCCGTTATCTGGGGGGGTGGCACATGGTACACAGGTACGCAAATTCAGCCAGGTGTCGAAAAGTTTATTAAAGATTTTAACGATGCTAAAAAGAAAGGTGAACATGCCTACGCGATGACATTAAGTTATAAAAATTTTGAAAAAGGTTTTTTTAATTCTCATTTTCAGATGCAAATTATATTTGATAACGGTGCACCCGATCTCAATATCAAACCAGGCCAGAAAGTTGCATTTGATGTAGATATTGAGCACGGTCCGTTACCCATCACAATGTTAATGCGTGGTAATGTCATCCCCGCACTGGCAGCGGCAAAAGTGAACTTAGTGAATAATGAACTGACACAACCGCTATTTATCGCCTCGAAAAATAAATCGCCCGTTGAAGCGAAATTGCGATTCGCGTTTGGTGGCTCATTTTCCACGACATTAGATGTTGCCCCTGCAGAGTATGGAGAGTTTTCCTTTGGTGAAGGCCAGTTTACTTTTAATGGTGATGATAGTTCATTGTCTAACCTGGATATTGAAGGCAAGGTCGAAGATATTGTCCTGAAATTATCGCCAATAAGCAAAGTAACGGCGAAGAGTTTTACCATTAATTCTCTGACGCGATTAGAAGAAAAGAAATTTCCGGTGGGTGAAAGCGAGTCGAAATTTAATCAGATTAACATTATCAATCGCGGAGAAGACGTTGCCCAAATCGATGCTTTCGTTGCAAAAACCAGGCTGGATCGCGTAAAAGACAAAGATTATATCAATGTCAATCTGACCTACGAACTTGATAAGTTAACAAAAGGGAATCAGCAACTCGGTAGTGGTGAGTGGTCATTGATTGCTGAATCTATTGATCCCTCAGCGGTGCGCCAATTTATCATCCTGTATAACATTGCGATGCAAAAGCAGCTTACTGCACACCCTGAGCTAGCAAACGATAAAGCAGCTCTGCAAGAAGTGAATGCTGCATTGTTCAAAGAGTATTTGCCGTTATTACAAAAAAGTGAGCCAGTTATTAAATTGCCGGTTAGCTGGAGAAATACTCTCGGAGAACTAAACGCCAATCTGGATCTGAGTATTGATGATCCAGCTAAATCTTCATCATCCACAAACAAAAATATTAAATCGTTCAATTTAAACGTGGCTTTACCGATTAATGTTGTTACAGAAACCGCAAAACAGCTTAATTTATCTGAAGGATTGGATGCTGAAAAAGCTCAGAAGCGGGCAGATAAACAAATCAGCGGGATGATGACATTAGGTCAGATGTTTCAGTTAATCACGATTGACAACAATACCGCCTCGCTGCAGTTGCGTTATACACCGGGTAAAGTTGTTTTTAACGGACAGGAGATGAGCGAAGAAGAATTTATGTCTCGTGCCGGACGTTTTGCACATTAATATAATATCTCGCCTCTGCTAATTCAGAGGCGAGAAAAACTACTTATCCTGGCGCTGCGATGACATCAATGACGTCAGAAGCCTGTCTTTTTCATGCCACAGTGAGTTCAGCCATTGCTGAAAATGGCGTTTAAAGCTTTTGTCACTGATATAGTCGCCATGCAATTCTTCAGCAATAGGCTGTAAATCCACATGCACGACAATCCTGGTCAGTTTACCACTTAACATATCGAAGAATGGTTGACGGTGATTATCCGGATAACACAGCGTAACGTTGAGCAATTTATCGAATTGTTTACCTAATACATTCAGCGCCATCGCAATACCGGCAGCTTTTGGTGGCAGAAGATTTTGAAATTTTGAGTGGGTTTGCTGGTGTTTCTCTTCAGTGAAGCGGGAACCCTCAACAAAATTTACAATAGTGGTAGGATGCAGGCGAAATTTTTCGCAGGAACGACGAGTAGTTTCTACATCTTTACCGCGTCGCTCCGGATGACGTAACAAATAAGCGCGGGAATAACGCTTCATAAACGGCATATCCAGCGCCCAACATGCCAGGCCAAGAAAAGGCACCCAGGCCAGTTGCTGTTTGAGGAAATATTTATTCATCGGAATGTGCTTACGAAACAGCACGCACAGTACGACAATATCTGCCCAGCTACGGTGATTACAAATAAGCAGATACCAGTTCTTTTTACTTAACCCTTCCAGCCCGTGAACTTCCCATCGCAAATGTGGATTAAGGTGCAGTAATAGCGCCAGCCCTTCGCACCAGCAATACATCATAAAATCACAAAAACGTGAAACTTTTCGCCATATCATTGGCACAGGTAACAATAGTTTTACGATCCCGGCAATGATGATCGGGACGGAACAAAAAATGGTAACCAAAATGGTCAATACGATACTCAGCAAAAGGGTTATCGTAGCGAGTATTCTCGTCATAATTAATTTATTCAAAAAGTTAGCCATAGACAGTGCGCCAAAGACGCGCAAGGCGCAGATTTTAGCAGAAACCCCCCCAAATAACGGATGATCCTAAAGTAGAAAAATAATTTATATCTATCCACATTAGAAGAAATCCTATTATTTCAATTGTTAGGGCTGGATTTATTTTTAAGCTCATGAAAAACAAAGATAAACATCATGCTGTAAAAAGCATGATAATAAATTAAAAGCGATGTAAATAATTTATGCACAAAGTTATCCACATGACGATTTGCGAGCGATCCAGAAGATCTACAAAAGATTTTCACGAAAAGCGGTGAAAAACTCATGTTTTCATCCTGTCTGTGGCATCCTTTACCCATAATCTGATAAACAGGCACGGACATTATGGTTCAGATCCCCCAAAATCCACTTATCCTTGTAGATGGTTCATCTTATCTTTATCGCGCATATCACGCGTTTCCGCCGCTGACCAAC
It encodes:
- a CDS encoding DUF945 family protein, with the protein product MIRKSATGVIVALAVIWGGGTWYTGTQIQPGVEKFIKDFNDAKKKGEHAYAMTLSYKNFEKGFFNSHFQMQIIFDNGAPDLNIKPGQKVAFDVDIEHGPLPITMLMRGNVIPALAAAKVNLVNNELTQPLFIASKNKSPVEAKLRFAFGGSFSTTLDVAPAEYGEFSFGEGQFTFNGDDSSLSNLDIEGKVEDIVLKLSPISKVTAKSFTINSLTRLEEKKFPVGESESKFNQINIINRGEDVAQIDAFVAKTRLDRVKDKDYINVNLTYELDKLTKGNQQLGSGEWSLIAESIDPSAVRQFIILYNIAMQKQLTAHPELANDKAALQEVNAALFKEYLPLLQKSEPVIKLPVSWRNTLGELNANLDLSIDDPAKSSSSTNKNIKSFNLNVALPINVVTETAKQLNLSEGLDAEKAQKRADKQISGMMTLGQMFQLITIDNNTASLQLRYTPGKVVFNGQEMSEEEFMSRAGRFAH
- the srkA gene encoding stress response kinase SrkA, whose product is MNNNAFTFQTLHPDTIMDALFEQGIRVDSGLTPLNSYENRVYQFQDEDRRRFVVKFYRPERWTAYQILEEHQFALQLVNDEVPVAAPVVFNGQTLLNHQGFYFAVFSSVGGRQFEADNIDQMEAVGRYLGRMHQTGRKQLFIHRPTIGLNEYLIEPRKLFEDATLIPSGLKAAFLKATDELIAAVTAHWREDFTVLRLHGDCHAGNILWRDGPMFVDLDDARNGPAIQDLWMLLNGDKAEQRMQLETIIEAYEEFSEFDTAEIGLIEPLRAMRLVYYLAWLMRRWADPAFPKNFPWLTGEDYWLRQTATFIEQAKVLQEPPLQLTPMY
- the dsbA gene encoding thiol:disulfide interchange protein DsbA encodes the protein MKKIWLALAGLVLAFSASAAQYEDGKQYTTLEKPVAGAPQVLEFFSFFCPHCYQFEEVLHISDNVKKKLPEGVKMTKYHVNFMGGDLGKELTQAWAVAMALGVEDKVTVPLFEGVQKTQTIRSASDIRDVFINAGIKSEEYDAAWNSFVVKSLVAQQEKAAADMQLRGVPAMFVNGKYQLNPQGMDTSNMDVFVQQYADTVKYLSEKK
- the mobA gene encoding molybdenum cofactor guanylyltransferase MobA, giving the protein MNLMTMITGVVLAGGKARRMGGVDKGLLELNGKPLWQHVADALMTQLSHVVVNANRHQEIYQASGLKVIEDSLADYPGPLAGMLSVMQQEAGEWFLFCPCDTPYIPHDLAARLNHQRKDAPVVWVHDGERDHPTIALVNRAIEPLLLEYLQTGERRVMAFMRLAGGHAVDFSDRKEAFINVNTPEELARWQERQ
- a CDS encoding acyltransferase → MANFLNKLIMTRILATITLLLSIVLTILVTIFCSVPIIIAGIVKLLLPVPMIWRKVSRFCDFMMYCWCEGLALLLHLNPHLRWEVHGLEGLSKKNWYLLICNHRSWADIVVLCVLFRKHIPMNKYFLKQQLAWVPFLGLACWALDMPFMKRYSRAYLLRHPERRGKDVETTRRSCEKFRLHPTTIVNFVEGSRFTEEKHQQTHSKFQNLLPPKAAGIAMALNVLGKQFDKLLNVTLCYPDNHRQPFFDMLSGKLTRIVVHVDLQPIAEELHGDYISDKSFKRHFQQWLNSLWHEKDRLLTSLMSSQRQDK
- the mobB gene encoding molybdopterin-guanine dinucleotide biosynthesis protein MobB yields the protein MAGKTMIPLLAFAAWSGTGKTTLLKKLIPALCARGISPGLIKHTHHDMDVDKPGKDSYELRKAGAAQTIVASQQRWALMTETPDEEELDLHFLASRMDTSKLDLILVEGFKHEEIAKIVLFRDGAGHRPEELVIDRHVIAVASDVPLNVDVALLDINDVEGLADFVVKWMQKQKG
- a CDS encoding YihD family protein, whose product is MKCKRLNEVIELLQPAWQKEPDLNLLQFLQKLAKESGFDGELADLTDDILIYHLKMRDSAKDAVIPGLQKDYEEDFKTALLRARGVIKE